The genome window CTAAGTTGAATCTCCTTCAACCTGGAATTCAAAGCAATTGATAGAAGAGTGATCTGACCCTACGTATTGCATACGTAGGGAAACCCGCAACATGCGTTAGACAAAATCAGACTTTTAAACCCTTTTATCTAACCAGTATATTCACTATCCTTAGTCTACTATTTGTTGTAGCAACATATACAATTATATACAATGATGCACATCACATACGATATTCAATTATGTGGTTTAATAAATACTCTTCACAATACCTTACCACATATATGACATATTTCTATATGTATGTGCAAAACACGTGTATTTTTTTAATGTTCTTTAATTGTGTCATCAGCTGTCATTTTAACTTGCACCAGAGTCTTTCTCACTTTTATAATTTCGATAGATAAACACGTATGCCAAACACATACATATATCGAGGAATATTATAGCGATAAAACACAATCACTTTCTCGTTACatgattttatttatatattcaaacaatcaacaataaaGTTTAGTATGCGTGCATTACACAATTTATACAGGAAAACAGTACGATTTATGTAATTACATATAGATGTCACCTCCTTCTTCAACTACCTAGAAGCATATATCCAAGAGGCAACAGCAACACATGCCAGCACAACTgccataaaaaaatataatttctttttataaatacatacatacaaatataTGATAAGATTTAAAATGTGAATCATACATAATTACATATGcccatatatatataattataactaTTAATGGAGATTAATATAATAGCTGTCGAAAGGTAAGTCTAATTTCTCATGATAAGTCTAATTAAACAAGGGTAGACCCAAGCACTCGATACCAGTGTTAAATTATTCAGATAATTATTTATTTTCATGTTATCTAGTATTCTATAGATGTTTATATCTGTTTTATGCGTAATTAATGATGGGTAGAGTGTAGTAATATAATAGGTATTTTATTGATATGTTTTTCTAGAGTTGGTGTGACAGAGTATGGTATAAATAGCAACACTCTATATACTTTTCGTGACATTACGTCTATTTATGATGATACCGGTAAATTAAATCTTTCAAATCCGGTTGTGTTCCTAACCATCAAACTAATATTTTGTGTTAGGGTTAATACTGAAACATCCTAGGGAGTAAAACTTAGGGTTTGTTTGGTATGGGGTGTGGAATAGAGGAGATAATGGAATTGACGATGTAATGAAATGGataaagaaatgaaatgaaattattACCATTTCATAGTcttgtttggttatcatgtgAGAATGGAATGAATCATCACCATGTGCTGTTTTATAGGCAAGAAAAGAACAAGGAATAAAATTGACGATGGGTGGTAGTGGCGTTGGTATAGGGTGGTGGCGCCAGCAACGATGGGTGAGGTGGTCGCTGTTGATGGCAGGTGGTCGGTGGAAGAGCATGGTGGCGGTGGTTGGCAATGGCGGTGGAGACGGCGGTAGCGGTGGTAATGGTAGTGGTGGAGGTTGGTGGGTGGCGGGCAGTCGGTGGTGGGTGGCGGGTGGTCGCGACGGGTGGGGGCGGCAACGGTCagagtggcggtggtggtggtcggcgacAAAGCGTGATGGCGGTGGTGACAGTGACAGTGGTTGCGGGTGGTGGTTGTGGGCGGTGTTGGTGATGAAGGGTGAGAGAGTGAATatataaaatggaaaaaaaaaaaacaagggtGGTTGATTGAATGAATTTGAGAGAATATAATGCGTTATGGCTTATGTAATGAGTGGTTTCATTATCTTGtccaaccaaacacatttttTCATTTACTCGTAATAGTCTATTTTATTACGCCTCTCAGTCTTGCAAACCAAACCTTACCTTacattaatatatttttaatgatAAGAGATTCTAAAGTCTATTCTTTTTCAATTAACATGTATATATCTTATTCATTACTAATtgttagggcatgtttggctaagcttttttaaacaacttattgacttagaGGGTGTTTGAGATTACGTTTTAAAGTGAGTATTTGATTATTACGtttataaaacataaataatctaaaaaagtgtttggatgaaaaagtgattatctgcctctAAAACGCAGTTTTAGAGAAGCATATACCTACATGCTTTTTTaaaacgcagttttgaaaacgcaaaatatattttgaaaacgcataatttattttgaaaacgcaGCACCAAACACCCCCTTATTGACTTTTTAAAAAGTCATAAGCCCCAAATTAATTTTTGGTAATGAGGGGTGTACGTCAGAGAAAAAAACAATAAATCAATAATTCAATGCATACATAATGAGTTTTCCAATTCaaaaagcttacccaaacatgccccTTAATTCAAAGTTTGTTGATATCACAAATTTTGCTGTTTCTTGCCAGGGGCGGACTTAAGGGttgcccaaggtgggcgggcgcaccccctggaaaaaaaattttagtgctaagttccgtcgaaaatcctgtccgcaccccttgaaatttttcgtccgcaccccttagaattttccgtccgcaccccttggaatttttttgtccgcaccccttaggtaaaaagtgttatcaatttatattttaaaatttttttagtaaactcctattttttttaaaaccactacctaaaatatataacttttaatacctaaataactaaactcaaatacccaatacctgtaactagcccactactaagtcttagccaaataaacaaacccaacaaatcaacaatatttcaaactaaaataaaataaacaagcccaAAACCCTTACATATTCTCTCCTGCTCTCTATCATCCCTGCACGCACGCCAGCGATCAGAACATCAGCGACAACAGCAGCCGcataccaccgtaatcagccatcATACCACCGCCGATCGAACACGGGTaattttctttgttatttttgatgatttttggcTGATTTTTTGGTTTTTGGTGGGGTGGGACGGAACCGGTAGCCACCGGAAATGATTTTTTGATGGCAGGAGATATGTGCTTCTTGTTAGTGATGATATTTTATTTTGTGGtgggttatatatttatattttgttagtgatgatggtgatattttgtctttttgtggtGGGTTATATACGATCAGAcctgatgtttgggttttttttcATGGTGTATAAGATGTCTAGATGATTTTTAGTGTGATTTACATTATGATTTCTAGTgtttgaatacttgatacattatgtaatatgttatggagccatgaacttatagatcaatttgtttgtgatagccgataggaaccatgagtagggacgttggcgcgatttctcaagaggaaagtTGATACATCTTCCGAATTCGTTGATGTGGATACTCTTCCTTCGGATCCTTATAATCGCAAGCCGATTGGATCATATAACGTGAATCAACGAGATGAGATTAGAAGGGCATATCTACTAAGAGGACCATATCAAtcatttagtttgatgttcttttgttttacatgacccgacccgactcgaaccgacccgatacgaaccaatttttttacttatataccttggggcctaaaatttttaaaaacgttccgcacccccatgaaaaaaatcctgggtccgccactatTTCTTGCTTTAATATTTAAGCAAAAAACTATACTTTCACTTCATATTCACTTAACAATTTTCTATAAAACTCTATACCTATTATTACTATAATTTATTCTTTAGCTGTACAATCATTCCTTAAGGCTTCCACTATTAATCATGTTATAGTCGCAAAATTAGAAATAAAGGAAAACAAATTAGGCTATGCTTATTAGGAAACAAGTAGAATTTATTATAACTTTTTGGAGGCCAGctgatatttattattaattttaagcCGAAAATAAGACGAGTAGCAATATTAAGGCTAAAAGGTGTGGGGGTTATGGGTTGGGTTATAAATTGTTACGTAGGATCATTAATGGATTAATATACCACCTCATTCCTTTATTTATCATCGTTGGGATGGATTAAACCATAACAATTATAAGTCTACTTtccttttttaatattttcttttaattttgacaaaaataaattataataagAGAATAGTAATTTGGATTATGATCACACTCTAATTTTATTTGCAATATTAATATCATAATAATGCCTTGAATAACCAAAActtagggtttaaaatgaaatacATCATTGActgatttttttaaaataaacaaaaataaaggTATAAACCAGTTTAATTGAAAACAGGTCAAAAATACGTAACCATCCCGGTTATGTGTTCAATTCTCAGCCCAACCGGTCCGGTTATATATGCTAATAATTTATATATCCGACACTAAATTTAAATATATCTATGTATAATATTCTTGATCTCGTGGACAAAATAAAGTTTCAAATAATCCCTttgacaacaaaaaaaaaaaaaaaaaaaaaaaaaaaaaaaaaaaaaaaaaaaaaacacacacacaccctcaGATATCATTATAGTTAAGACTAGAGAAAGAGAGTACCATCCTCTCCAGAACCCATCACCCCTAGACTGAGTTCCATGAGGAGGGTTCTGGCCACTTGGTTCATAGTCATCTTTCACCGGTTGACCAACTGCAACAGGTGGTGCTGATAATGGTGTTGGATCTATATAACCGGTGCCACCCCCGGAGACTTGAGTTGGTGGATAATCAGGAACTAATAAAACAAGATGAACACCATTAACAAATATACAATTAATTACCATGTATTAAACACGCAAAAACGATATAAACCGGGCAAAAGGTCAGATGTTATGTACCTTGATGTGGCGGGTTTTGAGTATAGGTACTCATTTTCTAATAAATTATCGGCTCACAATTGTAATAATCTGCTATTACAAATGTAGATACTGGAGGGAgggtatgtgtgtgtgtatatatatatcgtaATCACAATACAAGATTAGTCAATAGGATTAGATATAGTGGAGTGGCTAAGATGGATTAGTTAGAAAGATAGATGTACGATTGATTAACCATAAGGTacaactttaaaattcaaagaaTATTGAAAAATATAAGTGGGTCAACAATATAACATTGACCCATATATTCATTCCGTAGTATGATCATATTCATATGATTTGATGAGTGACGTGTATCTAGTTTTGCTTTTATATAAGACTTTTCTCCATTGAGTCAAGATgaattaaacttttttttttttttttaaatatataatttttcattcatacttgccaagttacatcaaaacaaaaggtagacgggcaacaagctgcgccgccacccctttctgaattgcaaaccctaatctGCCAAAGACAAAATCCCGTCCCCCTGGTGCCGAGCAATTGTTGCGGATGACCTGTTGGACCCTGGTCAGGATTTGGATAGCTTCTGGCGCTAGGGAGCCAAATGTGTCAAAGGCAAAAGGGACAAAAACATGCTGGTTCTCTGCACAAGCTTTAGCGTGCTTGTCAACTTTCTTCGATTCTGCCTTTCTTGCTGCTTGTCCAGCTACAAACCCGTTTTCCCTTAAACCAACCAGAGGGGAAACCCCCGTGAGGTcaacacaagcatgtttccccctAGCCCACCCAAAGACGAGCAGATCTGCTGGTCGcagagtagatctcccttccataggGTCCGTAAGGAAATTCACAGGAGCCTCTTTCTTAGATGAAATCCCAGCTCTTCTCAGGATGTCCCACAAAACATCTCGCACCcagtcatgccgatatttgaACCCAGGGAGCTCTTTACAATGCACTGCGTGCTCTCCGTATTTATCCATACAAGCTTTACGACATATTGGGCACGTTTCATCTTCTGGATACATAGGGATCATCAGCCGGTATTTAAGGATTGCTCTGTATTCTACTGCTGACATACATTGTCCCAGCCCCTCAATTGGGATAACAGTCAGAAAATCCTGAGCATGGGGACCCTTCAGACACTCCCACACCGCCCTCTGGCGAGATGACAAATCAAAATTTTCTCCCAGTCTTTGAGCGATTTTGCTAAATAGAGCATTCGCCAAAGTTGTTTGTGGTTTCGAgggggcggtgtcctttttaGAGAAACCGCCGATATCAAAGTCTGGGAGATGGACATTTAATCGTTCAAGCGCCTGCAGATAGTCCCCGTCGAGCCCGACAACCCCACTGTTCCGAAGGATATGATCCTGTAGTTCCCAAGACTGAGCTCTGGATGCCACAAAAGCATAAACCCCAACATCTCGAGCTGAGAGCAGGCCCAAACCACCTAGACGCATTGGCAGTGATGCCAAACGCCATTGGAGGTCCCCAAAGAATGGGCCACCACCCACGACTATGTCTTCTATAGCCTCTCGGAGGCCATCATCGAACCGGAATGATGCATCCTCCATCAAATAAGGTTGACAAGTTCGCAGCCCGAAAAGTAACTTAGCAACCCCCATGCAAGATCTTAGCAGAAGGAGTTCACATTGAGGGTCCCTAAGGCATGGCAAGAGTTTCATGAGTTCAACCGCCCCCGTCGCCCGCCGCCCTGCCAACTCGCCAACAAAGCTAGGGTCACGGCTAACAGCTCCACCCAGTAGCTTAACCCCCCTCTCTGGTCTGCCAATCCCTTTCGGGAAAAGCCCGTCCCGAAGTTTCTGCCCATCACATGTCGGCCAATAAACCTCTGTTTTCTTAATGTTGAGGTAAAGTCCTAGAGATGACCCTTCCTCGTTAATAATATCTAATGCCCTAGCAACCTCTGTCGCATTGCCGATAATCGTCCCATCATCCAAGTACCAAGCATGAAACGGAAGGTTACATCGGTCCTGCACCCTGAGAATGAGTGGGTGTAAGGCAAGGGAAAAGAGAAGGGGCCCCAAGGGATCCCCTTGTTGCACTCCAGTAGTAGCCCCAATACACTCATTACTAACATACAACCAAGCAGGCTGGGCGTAAAGGAATTGAACCCATCGATAGATTGACGGACAATGTTGATGAACCTCTTTCAGGAAGGTTGTGCGGTCAACCGTGTTGAACGCATTGGAGAAGTCCACAGTAAGCAAGGCTAAGGAACCATCTGCATGAAAGGAGTTGAGAAACCTGTTCGCACTGTGAAGCACCGCCTCTGCACCGTTTGACATCCCCACCCCAAACTGAAAGTCTCCTAAGTACTGCGCCATGCTTTTCCCGACCTTCTTCATTGCCACCTTGGAAACCAACCTTCGCCATATACCCCCCACAGCAATAGGTCGAATTCCTTTATCAGGTTTCAGTAAAGGGGTAAGGGGGGCTGAGGCAACAAACTCTGCTAGCACCTTAGGGCAGGATCCTCCAAGCCATAAGTTGACAACTTCAGTAATGGCCGTTAGCAAACCCGAGGAAGCCATTGAGCCCTCACCCCCGATAGCATCTAACAAGTGTTGGGCCCGCATCCCGTCCCTACCACACGATGTCCCTTTAGGGAAGGATCGGATACATTTGAGCACGCACTCGTCATCAACAACAAGAGTGGGTTGAGCGTGAGGGTTGGGAGGCAAGGAAGGGGGCGACACCACGGGGTGTTTATCAATAAGAGCTTTCAAGGTCGAATCACATAGAGGGGCGACTCCACTGGAGCTTAGAACCTTAACCGCAGCCGTAAAATGTCCATCCCTAACTTTTCGGAGACATTGCTTAATATTAGGGTCCTTATCTTTGTCTCCCTCCATCCTGCATTCTCTCCTAAGAGTCCCCGCCTCCCCCACGCTATCCAATAGGGACGAGACCAATTCATCAAAACCAGACCCATCTTTCCAAACTGTAAGCGCATGCAGGATGCTATTACACTGCAAAGATTTCCTGTTCCCTGATCTTCGTTCTTGTCGGGAGGACGGTCTGACCACCCGTAAGGTGCAACGCGGCAGCAAAAGTAATTGGACCCAATTGTCAACTGATCCTGGTGACACAACCACTTTGCGCAATGCCCCTGTTAAAACCTGAGCAAACATCAGCCGAAAACTGGGGGGAATGCTTTTAACAGTCTGAATAGGGAGGGAAAAAACTCGCTCGAGGAGGTTAACACCACCCCCGACCGTTGCTGGGTGGCATGGGTTTGTGTCAACCACCACTTGACATGGTTTCCGGATCCCCACGATGAAATCGTCCACGTCCCCCGAGACTATGGCAAAGGACACGATCTCATCATCATGCTTGCACCCTCTACTGAGAGCATGCATGACCATGCAGCGGCCACACAACCATTTGCCTCCTGCCTTAAGAACTTCCCCAACGTCCAAAAAGAGGTCCACGTCCCTGGAGATAGCCTCCTTTAAAATTAGCTTTCGGTTTTCGGTCTTGAAGTGGGTGCTTTGCATGTGTTCTAGCAGGCGAAAAAAACCCGCAGAACCCGGCTTCCCATCTTTACATTCGTGAAAAAATTTGAAAGGACAAGTCCTTAGACCACTAGCAGAACCCTGCACAGGACCCACTGACTTAACATCCCTTCCCCTTCTCGTAAGAGCCATACGCATATTTAAGCTGCCGTTTTTGGAGGAAACACACAAGTGATAAGCCAAACTCGAGATGAGTTGTGGGAGTGGAAAACCAAAGGAGGACAGCAACCGCGAGTTGCCCACCCTCTAAAAGGAACCCCACGTAACCCGAGTATACATTTGTGTAAAAGGAACCGCGAGTTGCCCACCCTCTAATACGATAATTACACCATGTATACATTTGTGTATATATTATCGTTCACGTATAAATTGAAAACTCTTTTAAGTTTAGACTAGCAAATGGAGATAGATCGGTAAGAATGTGGTTCACGTGTCTCAGGCTTTATGCGAGAATTAGAGATATACATCTTGGACTCGTCAAGATCGCTCCGACGGTATtgtaaattttagaaaaatttgatgttttttcgATCCCGTTaccattttttttaaacattgtCCCTATAAGGATTTTCTATATCCGCTACTGGATCGCGACGTAGATTCTAGTAGGCTTAACCCTGAGATTTCGGCAAAACCGTTCCAATGTTTTTAAGGCCCTAAGCAAACTATAAAGCGGGCCCCCTTTAAATTGGTATAAAGAAAACATCAGAAGTCTCAATCGCAAGCACAATATCAAAATTCACTCAATCGCAAGCACAATATCAAAATTCAATGATTCAAGGTAACAATTAGGGTTTTAGGGGAAACAGTGATTTCTCCACGATAATTTCCCCTAATTTCACCTCAAATTTTATATagatattattataaaaaaaaatagccGCTAACTATTGTGACACCAATAATTTCTCCTAATTTCACCTCAAATTTCTCCCTAGTCAGTCAACGATATCATTGAGCGGAATTAGCATATGCGACATTACAGTTAGTTAAAATGACGATGTAGGCCTAAATTACTTATGAATTACATATTGCTTGGAGTTGGAATTGAGCCTCTTTTATTTTAAATTTGGTTTTGCAATTGAGCATTGCTATAAATatagtttttgttttgtttattaggGACTAATACAATAATACACATATACTatataaagattttttttttaaatttgaggCCCTATTTTTTAGAGACTCTAGGCCGTTGCCTAGATTTAAAAACCTCTACGTCCGGCCCTGAATTTCGGATGCCCTATGCTACAAAGTAAAATGAGCCCATAAAGCATAAATTTACATATCGTAAAAATAAACAAACGGTCCAAAATAACCGGATATACCTATCTAGAGTCCCAGCCTGGGACTTTCTCAATTATCTATCTATTTCTCTTTTTATGTTttatactaggttatcacccgggattgcttcccgggctcgagAAAGTTAGTTTTATTAAAAACTATTTATGATTAAATAAAGTATTCCGTTAACATTATCCTTTTATATACACAAAGTATTCCATTAAGATGTTCCTTTTATATACACATATAATACTTGTTGCAACTCAAGAAGCTTCCTTCCACTTCTCTTACAACAACATGACTGTCTTGGATCTCTGCAAGGATGTCAAGTACCTACAACACAAGAAAATAGATATGAGGCAAGATCGAGCAAAACACAACttgggaaaagagagaagaaacTAACATGTCCTCCACCGTGTTCCCAGATTAAAAGCGAATAGATATAGTACATTGTTTTTATAATCATAACTACCACATTAGTTATTTATAAATCACTCTATACTAAAAGATAAAAATGACCCGTGTGAATCAGTTTATAAAGTATAAACTACATGGACCCGTCGTCCATGAGTAAAGGCATCGAACCGGTAACATGTTTACCTTTTTCATGTAAAATCGACTTCAATATAATACATTGGAATGTTGATATTACCTCTAAAAATCGATTGGTCGTCAAAAATCTTTATTAAGAGAGCACCAACAAAAGAGTCACTTACACCGTTTGTCATCTGCTTTCACACGGAATGCACCCACCATCCCATGAAAATGCTacaatcatcaagattcaaggttaTGTCATATTTAGGTGGAAAAAGTTGTTGTTCGAAAATTCCAAATATTATAAGTATCTATAAAATTTTCGATTAAAAACACATCGAAagttaataatattgtttttgtaGTTATAATAACTCATTAAGTATTTGTCAAAGATTTTGAATTGGGTAAAAAAGCACATTACCTCCTAAACAATTCAATCAATAGAAACAAACACTAATAAAGCTAAAGCATTACTAACTTATATACCGTAAGACAATATTATTTCTCTAAATGCAATAAagttataatttttttacaatATCACATTGCATTTGCCCAATATATTATTAAGAAACTGTAGGAGAGTTGTTGAAATACAGTCATTAGTGTCCTCAGAAGTTTTGCAGTCATTTCTTCATCCTCAGAAGTTGAAATACAGTCATTAGTGTCTCCACATGCACGCTGTCATAATGGCCATGTATATGAAACAATCATTAGAAACAATATAAAGTCCTAATTTACTATGATGAGTGTGGTCACatgtagggatgagcatttgatATCGAGTATCGGTACTAAATTTCCCGTACTtatcattttcggtaccgattaAGTACCCGCTTTTTGGAGTTTTAGGTACCGGTACTTTCGGTTCGGTATCGGTTCGATACGAGACCAAAACTGCAGGTTTTTTCCCGTACTTATTCACAAAGCACGCCTTTTTTGAACTCTGGTGTTGGTTGAGAGGTGTTCGAATAGCATCAAATTAATTATGACCATTTTGGCCTTACATCAGTTTTAATTCTTTTAGTCCTATATCTCATATAATTTTATTTCCAAAATTTTCTCATCTTTTATAATATTACAAAATCTCTGGTATACAATAGATTTCTTATTTCCTAATCTTTTTCAAAGTTATCGAATTTTCTAACCTTATAAATACAACCGGTTTAATATTAAACCTATTATCTCAAATTGAATTTTGCATTTTATTTGTAAACAATCATGTTTTCAAACTCTCATGATGTCTCTTTTGAGTTTTTTAACAATGCATCTTTCAGTAGCATTGATGTGTTATGGGAAACAACTAAGGTATGCGTAATTAATTTTCCGTTGAACTTTTCAGTTATTTATTTTAACTGTTTGTTGGATTTTGCATTTTTTTTAGCCAAAGTCTCTTATCATATTCGGTATCATCAAGAACGTATTTACCAATTTTGGTTGGCACTACATGACATGTCCAACGTGTTTACATGAGGCTACTATAGAGATTGAGCAATATCTTCCACTTGATGGTTCTTTTGATTTTAAGAAATATGAAGTTTATCGCTGCTCTAACTATGAATGTTTTGAACACATCATGAAACCTCTGCcgaaatttaagatcaaaattGAAGTTAAGGACGA of Helianthus annuus cultivar XRQ/B chromosome 1, HanXRQr2.0-SUNRISE, whole genome shotgun sequence contains these proteins:
- the LOC118491193 gene encoding uncharacterized protein LOC118491193, with product MAQYLGDFQFGVGMSNGAEAVLHSANRFLNSFHADGSLALLTVDFSNAFNTVDRTTFLKEVHQHCPSIYRWVQFLYAQPAWLYVSNECIGATTGVQQGDPLGPLLFSLALHPLILRVQDRCNLPFHAWYLDDGTIIGNATEVARALDIINEEGSSLGLYLNIKKTEVYWPTCDGQKLRDGLFPKGIGRPERGVKLLGGAVSRDPSFVGELAGRRATGAVELMKLLPCLRDPQCELLLLRSCMGVAKLLFGLRTCQPYLMEDASFRFDDGLREAIEDIVVGGGPFFGDLQWRLASLPMRLGGLGLLSARDVGVYAFVASRAQSWELQDHILRNSGVVGLDGDYLQALERLNVHLPDFDIGGFSKKDTAPSKPQTTLANALFSKIAQRLGENFDLSSRQRAVWECLKGPHAQDFLTVIPIEGLGQCMSAVEYRAILKYRLMIPMYPEDETCPICRKACMDKYGEHAVHCKELPGFKYRHDWVRDVLWDILRRAGISSKKEAPVNFLTDPMEGRSTLRPADLLVFGWARGKHACVDLTGVSPLVGLRENGFVAGQAARKAESKKVDKHAKACAENQHVFVPFAFDTFGSLAPEAIQILTRVQQLYLMVNQSYIYLSN
- the LOC110873643 gene encoding cysteine-rich and transmembrane domain-containing protein WIH1, with translation MSTYTQNPPHQVPDYPPTQVSGGGTGYIDPTPLSAPPVAVGQPVKDDYEPSGQNPPHGTQSRGDGFWRGCCAGMCCCCLLDICF